A region of Vitis vinifera cultivar Pinot Noir 40024 chromosome 15, ASM3070453v1 DNA encodes the following proteins:
- the LOC100251603 gene encoding desiccation protectant protein Lea14 homolog, which translates to MLQMFGGARRFLLEKMGNIIKKPEAKIVGVNIKDLSRDGVTYNAKVSVSNPYIVPIPIGEISYTLKSADRMIVSGKIGRPGSLPGYEETVLEVPVRVAHTILLSLMEDIGADWDIDYQLDLGLTIHLPLVGDLTIPVSWKGEIKLPTLSSFL; encoded by the exons ATGTTACAGATGTTTGGTGGAGCGAGGAGGTTTTTATTGGAGAAGATGGGGAATATAATAAAGAAGCCGGAGGCCAAGATCGTCGGCGTCAATATCAAAGATTTGAGCCGCGACGGGGTGACGTACAACGCCAAGGTCTCTGTGAGCAACCCCTATATCGTTCCCATACCCATTGGCGAGATCTCTTATACCCTCAAGAGCGCCGACAG GATGATAGTATCAGGGAAGATTGGGAGGCCAGGGTCGCTGCCGGGGTATGAGGAGACAGTGTTGGAGGTGCCAGTGAGGGTGGCACATACCATACTCCTGAGCTTGATGGAGGACATTGGTGCTGATTGGGACATCGACTACCAGTTGGATTTGGGTCTGACCATTCATCTTCCTCTCGTTGGTGACCTCACTATTCCTGTTTCCTGGAAAGGGGAGATCAAGCTCCCTACTCTCTCTTCCTTCCTCTGA
- the LOC100241458 gene encoding late embryogenesis abundant protein Lea14-A gives MSQLLDKAKNFVAEKVANIKKPEANLDDVDFKDVSREGVTYNAKVSVSNPYGTAIPICEISYTFKSADRVIASGKMEDPGSLPGNEKTVLEVPVKVPHNILVSLVRDIGADWDIDYQLDLGLTIDLPLFGDFTIPLSRKGEIKLPTLSDVF, from the exons ATGTCGCAGCTGCTCGATAAGGCGAAGAACTTTGTGGCGGAGAAGGTGGCGAATATAAAGAAGCCGGAGGCCAACCTCGACGACGTGGATTTCAAAGACGTGAGCCGGGAGGGGGTGACGTACAACGCCAAGGTCTCAGTGAGCAACCCCTATGGGACTGCTATTCCCATTTGCGAGATCTCTTACACCTTCAAAAGTGCCGACAG GGTGATAGCGTCGGGGAAGATGGAGGACCCAGGGTCACTGCCGGGGAACGAGAAGACAGTGCTGGAGGTGCCGGTGAAGGTGCCGCACAACATACTGGTGAGCCTGGTGAGGGACATCGGCGCCGATTGGGACATCGACTACCAGCTGGACTTGGGTCTGACCATTGATCTTCCTCTCTTTGGTGACTTCACTATTCCTCTTTCCAGGAAAGGAGAGATCAAGCTCCCTACTCTCTCTGATGTCTTCTGA